In Zea mays cultivar B73 chromosome 7, Zm-B73-REFERENCE-NAM-5.0, whole genome shotgun sequence, the following proteins share a genomic window:
- the LOC100502291 gene encoding uncharacterized protein: protein MPMGGGAGTWAPAMEVAGGAMGGWGRCCSIAGSKRRRSLGQHPLKGEWRLTPVEQGSEERHGWGVWSREARIWAFPGRAGKSRGGRRHGRGRAELLAADGRRARGRRLGKMAARGSSQPWKNHRAERSSPMPEDRRHGETRACREGHHDLLPCARWSLGKGDAMAATEGIGQALPHSCAQLVSMRGRALVKTARGGRRQRGEEEESGG, encoded by the coding sequence ATGCCCATGGGAGGAGGGGCTGGAACTTGGGCGCCGGCCATGGAAGTCGCAGGTGGCGCCATGGGAGGCTGGGGACGCTGCTGCTCGATTGCAGGGAGCAAGCGAAGGCGGAGTCTTGGTCAGCATCCATTGAAGGGGGAGTGGAGACTCACGCCCGTGGAGCAGGGAAGTGAAGAACGCCATGGCTGGGGCGTGTGGAGCAGGGAGGCGAGGATCTGGGCGTTCCCTGGCCGGGCAGGGAAGAGCAGGGGAGGCAGACGCCATGGAAGGGGGCGAGCAGAGCTGCTGGCTGCTGATGGCCGGAGAGCAAGAGGACGACGGTTGGGGAAAATGGCAGCCAGGGGGAGCTCACAGCCGTGGAAAAATCATAGGGCAGAGAGGAGCTCGCCCATGCCCGAGGACAGGCGCCATGGGGAAACTCGAGCTTGCAGGGAGGGGCACCACGATCTGCTGCCGTGTGCGCGCTGGAGCTTGGGGAAGGGAGATGCCATGGCGGCAACAGAGGGCATCGGCCAAGCCTTGCCGCACTCCTGCGCGCAGCTGGTTTCCATGCGAGGACGAGCGCTAGTGAAGACAGcaaggggaggaagaagacagCGTGGGGAGGAGGAAGAGAGTGGCGGCTGA